The Camelus dromedarius isolate mCamDro1 chromosome 1, mCamDro1.pat, whole genome shotgun sequence genome has a window encoding:
- the IDUA gene encoding alpha-L-iduronidase isoform X12, translated as MTSAGTSSSTWPTWVLSLTVASSRFGPTGCWTSSRPGLLMRQACPHWKPSDPLPAHLPVLLTSQDPKPELTAGCCIALSSRRGALLVPLPGLGLTTEHQLPGPAPNTRGSAGHGLSYNFTHLDRYLDLLRENQLLPGFELMGSPSGHFIDFEDKQQVFEWKNLVSLLARRYIARYGLKHVSKWNFETWNEPDHHDFDNVSMTLQGFLNYYDACSEGLRAASPALRLGGPGDSFHPPPGSPLCWGLLGHCHNGTNFFTGEVGVRLDYISLHKKADPLVGWSLPQPWRADVTYAAMVVKRTLTARFQVNNTRPPHVQLLRKPVLTAMALLALLDGEQLWAEVSQAGMVLDSNHTVGVLASTHRPTGPADTWRATVLVYASNDTHAHANRSVTLTLRLHGVPPGPASGSAGLVFVTFYMDNWSCSPHREWQRLGRPVFPSVEQFQRMRAAEDPVAVTPRPFPTSGQLTLSPELPLPSLLLVHVCARPQEPPGQVTRLRALPLTRGQLLLVWSDVRVGSKCLWTYEIQFSPDGGAYAPISRKPSTFNLFVFSPDGAVVSGSYRVRAVDYWARPGPFSSSVQYLEVPAP; from the exons ATGACCTCAGCTGGGACCAGCAGCTCAACCTGGCCTACGTGGGTGCTGTCCCTCACGGTGGCATCCAGCAGGTTCGGACCCACTGGATGCTGGACCTCGTCACGGCCAG GTCTGTTGATGCGCCAGGCTTGTCCTCACTGGAAGCCCTCAGACCCCCTACCAGCCCACCTGCCTGTGCTCCTCACCAGCCAAGACCCGAAGCCTGAGCTCACCGCTGGCTGCTGCATCGCCCTCAGCTCCAGGCGGGGTGCTCTGCTCGTCCCGCTCCCTGGCCTAGGCCTGACCACCGAGCACCAGcttcctggcccagcccccaacACCAG GGGGTCAGCTGGGCATGGCCTGAGCTACAACTTCACTCACCTGGACCGGTACCTGGACCTTCTCAGGGAGAACCAGCTCCTCCCGG GCTTTGAGCTGATGGGCAGCCCCTCCGGACACTTCATTGACTTTGAGGACAAGCAGCAGGTGTTTGAGTGGAAGAACCTGGTCTCCCTCCTGGCCAGGAGATACATCG CTAGGTATGGACTCAAGCATGTTTCCAAGTGGAATTTTGAGACATGGAATGAGCCGGACCACCACGACTTTGACAACGTCTCCATGACTTTGCAAG GCTTCTTGAACTACTACGATGCCTGCTCTGAGGGTCTGCGTGCTGCCAGCCCGGCTCTGCGCCTGGGTGGCCCTGGGGACTCCTTCCACCCACCACCGGGCTCCCCACTGTGCTGGGGCCTCCTGGGACACTGTCACAATGGCACAAACTTCTTCACCGGGGAGGTGGGCGTGCGGCTGGACTACATCTCCCTCCACAAGAAG GCGGACCCACTGGTGGGCTGGTCCCTGCCGCAGCCCTGGAGGGCCGACGTGACCTACGCTGCCATGGTCGTGAAG CGCACGCTCACCGCACGCTTCCAGGTCAACAACACGCGCCCACCGCACGTGCAGCTGCTGCGCAAGCCAGTGCTCACAGCCATGGCACTGCTGGCCCTGCTTG ACGGCGAGCAGCTCTGGGCCGAGGTGTCTCAGGCCGGGATGGTGCTGGACAGCAACCACACGGTGGGCGTCCTGGCCAGCACTCACCGCCCAACTGGCCCCGCTGACACCTGGCGTGCCACGGTATTGGTCTATGCGAGCAATGACACCCATGCCCACGCCAACCGCAGCGTCACCTTGACGCTGCGCCTGCACGGGGTGCCCCCCGGCCCAG CATCTGGCTCTGCAGGGCTCGTCTTTGTAACATTCTACATGGACAACTGGTCCTGCAGCCCCCACCGCGAGTGGCAGCGCCTCGGCAGGCCGGTCTTCCCCTCTGTGGAGCAGTTCCAGCGCATGCGCGCGGCTGAG GACCCGGTGGCCGTGACGCCGCGCCCCTTCCCCACCAGTGGCCAGCTGACCCTGAGTCCCGAGCTTCCCCTGCCCTCACTCCTGCTGGTGCACGTGTGTGCGCGCCCTCAGGAGCCCCCAGGCCAG GTGACTCGGCTCCGTGCTCTGCCCTTGACCCGTGGGCAGCTGCTTTTGGTCTGGTCGGATGTGCGTGTGGGCTCCAA GTGCCTGTGGACCTATGAGATCCAGTTCTCCCCGGATGGTGGGGCCTACGCGCCCATCAGCAGGAAGCCTTCGACCTTTAACCTCTTCGTGTTCAGCCCAG ACGGGGCTGTCGTCTCTGGCTCCTACCGGGTTCGTGCGGTGGACTACTGGGCCCGGCCAGGCCCCTTCTCGAGTTCTGTGCAGTATCTGGAGGTCCCGGCACCCTGA
- the IDUA gene encoding alpha-L-iduronidase isoform X1 codes for MTSAGTSSSTWPTWVLSLTVASSRFGPTGCWTSSRPGLLMRQACPHWKPSDPLPAHLPVLLTSQDPKPELTAGCCIALSSRRGALLVPLPGLGLTTEHQLPGPAPNTRGSAGHGLSYNFTHLDRYLDLLRENQLLPGFELMGSPSGHFIDFEDKQQVFEWKNLVSLLARRYIARYGLKHVSKWNFETWNEPDHHDFDNVSMTLQGFLNYYDACSEGLRAASPALRLGGPGDSFHPPPGSPLCWGLLGHCHNGTNFFTGEVGVRLDYISLHKKGAGSSIRILEQEVAVVGQIQRLFPKFTDTPIYNDEADPLVGWSLPQPWRADVTYAAMVVKVIAQHQNLLVANTSSAVRYALLSNDNAFLSYHPHPFSQRTLTARFQVNNTRPPHVQLLRKPVLTAMALLALLDGEQLWAEVSQAGMVLDSNHTVGVLASTHRPTGPADTWRATVLVYASNDTHAHANRSVTLTLRLHGVPPGPASGSAGLVFVTFYMDNWSCSPHREWQRLGRPVFPSVEQFQRMRAAEDPVAVTPRPFPTSGQLTLSPELPLPSLLLVHVCARPQEPPGQVTRLRALPLTRGQLLLVWSDVRVGSKCLWTYEIQFSPDGGAYAPISRKPSTFNLFVFSPDGAVVSGSYRVRAVDYWARPGPFSSSVQYLEVPAP; via the exons ATGACCTCAGCTGGGACCAGCAGCTCAACCTGGCCTACGTGGGTGCTGTCCCTCACGGTGGCATCCAGCAGGTTCGGACCCACTGGATGCTGGACCTCGTCACGGCCAG GTCTGTTGATGCGCCAGGCTTGTCCTCACTGGAAGCCCTCAGACCCCCTACCAGCCCACCTGCCTGTGCTCCTCACCAGCCAAGACCCGAAGCCTGAGCTCACCGCTGGCTGCTGCATCGCCCTCAGCTCCAGGCGGGGTGCTCTGCTCGTCCCGCTCCCTGGCCTAGGCCTGACCACCGAGCACCAGcttcctggcccagcccccaacACCAG GGGGTCAGCTGGGCATGGCCTGAGCTACAACTTCACTCACCTGGACCGGTACCTGGACCTTCTCAGGGAGAACCAGCTCCTCCCGG GCTTTGAGCTGATGGGCAGCCCCTCCGGACACTTCATTGACTTTGAGGACAAGCAGCAGGTGTTTGAGTGGAAGAACCTGGTCTCCCTCCTGGCCAGGAGATACATCG CTAGGTATGGACTCAAGCATGTTTCCAAGTGGAATTTTGAGACATGGAATGAGCCGGACCACCACGACTTTGACAACGTCTCCATGACTTTGCAAG GCTTCTTGAACTACTACGATGCCTGCTCTGAGGGTCTGCGTGCTGCCAGCCCGGCTCTGCGCCTGGGTGGCCCTGGGGACTCCTTCCACCCACCACCGGGCTCCCCACTGTGCTGGGGCCTCCTGGGACACTGTCACAATGGCACAAACTTCTTCACCGGGGAGGTGGGCGTGCGGCTGGACTACATCTCCCTCCACAAGAAG GGCGCAGGCAGCTCCATCCGCatcctggagcaggaggtggcaGTCGTGGGGCAGATACAGCGGCTCTTCCCCAAGTTCACTGACACCCCCATTTACAATGATGAGGCGGACCCACTGGTGGGCTGGTCCCTGCCGCAGCCCTGGAGGGCCGACGTGACCTACGCTGCCATGGTCGTGAAG GTCATCGCGCAGCACCAGAACCTGCTGGTGGCCAACACCAGCTCCGCCGTGCGCTACGCGCTCCTGAGCAATGACAACGCCTTCCTGAGTTACCACCCGCACCCCTTCTCACAGCGCACGCTCACCGCACGCTTCCAGGTCAACAACACGCGCCCACCGCACGTGCAGCTGCTGCGCAAGCCAGTGCTCACAGCCATGGCACTGCTGGCCCTGCTTG ACGGCGAGCAGCTCTGGGCCGAGGTGTCTCAGGCCGGGATGGTGCTGGACAGCAACCACACGGTGGGCGTCCTGGCCAGCACTCACCGCCCAACTGGCCCCGCTGACACCTGGCGTGCCACGGTATTGGTCTATGCGAGCAATGACACCCATGCCCACGCCAACCGCAGCGTCACCTTGACGCTGCGCCTGCACGGGGTGCCCCCCGGCCCAG CATCTGGCTCTGCAGGGCTCGTCTTTGTAACATTCTACATGGACAACTGGTCCTGCAGCCCCCACCGCGAGTGGCAGCGCCTCGGCAGGCCGGTCTTCCCCTCTGTGGAGCAGTTCCAGCGCATGCGCGCGGCTGAG GACCCGGTGGCCGTGACGCCGCGCCCCTTCCCCACCAGTGGCCAGCTGACCCTGAGTCCCGAGCTTCCCCTGCCCTCACTCCTGCTGGTGCACGTGTGTGCGCGCCCTCAGGAGCCCCCAGGCCAG GTGACTCGGCTCCGTGCTCTGCCCTTGACCCGTGGGCAGCTGCTTTTGGTCTGGTCGGATGTGCGTGTGGGCTCCAA GTGCCTGTGGACCTATGAGATCCAGTTCTCCCCGGATGGTGGGGCCTACGCGCCCATCAGCAGGAAGCCTTCGACCTTTAACCTCTTCGTGTTCAGCCCAG ACGGGGCTGTCGTCTCTGGCTCCTACCGGGTTCGTGCGGTGGACTACTGGGCCCGGCCAGGCCCCTTCTCGAGTTCTGTGCAGTATCTGGAGGTCCCGGCACCCTGA
- the IDUA gene encoding alpha-L-iduronidase isoform X5, translating into MRPPRPRAALLPLLVALLAASPAAAEAPHLVRVDAARALRPLRPFWRSTGFCPPLPHSQADQYDLSWDQQLNLAYVGAVPHGGIQQVRTHWMLDLVTARGSAGHGLSYNFTHLDRYLDLLRENQLLPGFELMGSPSGHFIDFEDKQQVFEWKNLVSLLARRYIARYGLKHVSKWNFETWNEPDHHDFDNVSMTLQGFLNYYDACSEGLRAASPALRLGGPGDSFHPPPGSPLCWGLLGHCHNGTNFFTGEVGVRLDYISLHKKGAGSSIRILEQEVAVVGQIQRLFPKFTDTPIYNDEADPLVGWSLPQPWRADVTYAAMVVKVIAQHQNLLVANTSSAVRYALLSNDNAFLSYHPHPFSQRTLTARFQVNNTRPPHVQLLRKPVLTAMALLALLDGEQLWAEVSQAGMVLDSNHTVGVLASTHRPTGPADTWRATVLVYASNDTHAHANRSVTLTLRLHGVPPGPGLVFVTFYMDNWSCSPHREWQRLGRPVFPSVEQFQRMRAAEDPVAVTPRPFPTSGQLTLSPELPLPSLLLVHVCARPQEPPGQVTRLRALPLTRGQLLLVWSDVRVGSKCLWTYEIQFSPDGGAYAPISRKPSTFNLFVFSPDGAVVSGSYRVRAVDYWARPGPFSSSVQYLEVPAP; encoded by the exons ATgcgccccccgcgcccccgcGCCGCGCTGCTTCCGCTCCTGGTCGCGCTTCTGGCCGCGTCTCCAGCGGCTGCCGAGGCTCCGCACCTGGTGCGCGTGGACGCGGCCCGAGCGCTACGGCCCCTGCGGCCCTTCTGGAGGAGCACCGGCTTCTG TCCCCCACTGCCGCACAGCCAAGCTGACCAGTATGACCTCAGCTGGGACCAGCAGCTCAACCTGGCCTACGTGGGTGCTGTCCCTCACGGTGGCATCCAGCAGGTTCGGACCCACTGGATGCTGGACCTCGTCACGGCCAG GGGGTCAGCTGGGCATGGCCTGAGCTACAACTTCACTCACCTGGACCGGTACCTGGACCTTCTCAGGGAGAACCAGCTCCTCCCGG GCTTTGAGCTGATGGGCAGCCCCTCCGGACACTTCATTGACTTTGAGGACAAGCAGCAGGTGTTTGAGTGGAAGAACCTGGTCTCCCTCCTGGCCAGGAGATACATCG CTAGGTATGGACTCAAGCATGTTTCCAAGTGGAATTTTGAGACATGGAATGAGCCGGACCACCACGACTTTGACAACGTCTCCATGACTTTGCAAG GCTTCTTGAACTACTACGATGCCTGCTCTGAGGGTCTGCGTGCTGCCAGCCCGGCTCTGCGCCTGGGTGGCCCTGGGGACTCCTTCCACCCACCACCGGGCTCCCCACTGTGCTGGGGCCTCCTGGGACACTGTCACAATGGCACAAACTTCTTCACCGGGGAGGTGGGCGTGCGGCTGGACTACATCTCCCTCCACAAGAAG GGCGCAGGCAGCTCCATCCGCatcctggagcaggaggtggcaGTCGTGGGGCAGATACAGCGGCTCTTCCCCAAGTTCACTGACACCCCCATTTACAATGATGAGGCGGACCCACTGGTGGGCTGGTCCCTGCCGCAGCCCTGGAGGGCCGACGTGACCTACGCTGCCATGGTCGTGAAG GTCATCGCGCAGCACCAGAACCTGCTGGTGGCCAACACCAGCTCCGCCGTGCGCTACGCGCTCCTGAGCAATGACAACGCCTTCCTGAGTTACCACCCGCACCCCTTCTCACAGCGCACGCTCACCGCACGCTTCCAGGTCAACAACACGCGCCCACCGCACGTGCAGCTGCTGCGCAAGCCAGTGCTCACAGCCATGGCACTGCTGGCCCTGCTTG ACGGCGAGCAGCTCTGGGCCGAGGTGTCTCAGGCCGGGATGGTGCTGGACAGCAACCACACGGTGGGCGTCCTGGCCAGCACTCACCGCCCAACTGGCCCCGCTGACACCTGGCGTGCCACGGTATTGGTCTATGCGAGCAATGACACCCATGCCCACGCCAACCGCAGCGTCACCTTGACGCTGCGCCTGCACGGGGTGCCCCCCGGCCCAG GGCTCGTCTTTGTAACATTCTACATGGACAACTGGTCCTGCAGCCCCCACCGCGAGTGGCAGCGCCTCGGCAGGCCGGTCTTCCCCTCTGTGGAGCAGTTCCAGCGCATGCGCGCGGCTGAG GACCCGGTGGCCGTGACGCCGCGCCCCTTCCCCACCAGTGGCCAGCTGACCCTGAGTCCCGAGCTTCCCCTGCCCTCACTCCTGCTGGTGCACGTGTGTGCGCGCCCTCAGGAGCCCCCAGGCCAG GTGACTCGGCTCCGTGCTCTGCCCTTGACCCGTGGGCAGCTGCTTTTGGTCTGGTCGGATGTGCGTGTGGGCTCCAA GTGCCTGTGGACCTATGAGATCCAGTTCTCCCCGGATGGTGGGGCCTACGCGCCCATCAGCAGGAAGCCTTCGACCTTTAACCTCTTCGTGTTCAGCCCAG ACGGGGCTGTCGTCTCTGGCTCCTACCGGGTTCGTGCGGTGGACTACTGGGCCCGGCCAGGCCCCTTCTCGAGTTCTGTGCAGTATCTGGAGGTCCCGGCACCCTGA
- the IDUA gene encoding alpha-L-iduronidase isoform X10 — translation MTSAGTSSSTWPTWVLSLTVASSRFGPTGCWTSSRPGLLMRQACPHWKPSDPLPAHLPVLLTSQDPKPELTAGCCIALSSRRGALLVPLPGLGLTTEHQLPGPAPNTRGSAGHGLSYNFTHLDRYLDLLRENQLLPGFELMGSPSGHFIDFEDKQQVFEWKNLVSLLARRYIARYGLKHVSKWNFETWNEPDHHDFDNVSMTLQGFLNYYDACSEGLRAASPALRLGGPGDSFHPPPGSPLCWGLLGHCHNGTNFFTGEVGVRLDYISLHKKGAGSSIRILEQEVAVVGQIQRLFPKFTDTPIYNDEADPLVGWSLPQPWRADVTYAAMVVKVIAQHQNLLVANTSSAVRYALLSNDNAFLSYHPHPFSQRTLTARFQVNNTRPPHVQLLRKPVLTAMALLALLDGEQLWAEVSQAGMVLDSNHTVGVLASTHRPTGPADTWRATVLVYASNDTHAHANRSVTLTLRLHGVPPGPASGSAGLVFVTFYMDNWSCSPHREWQRLGRPVFPSVEQFQRMRAAEVTRLRALPLTRGQLLLVWSDVRVGSKCLWTYEIQFSPDGGAYAPISRKPSTFNLFVFSPDGAVVSGSYRVRAVDYWARPGPFSSSVQYLEVPAP, via the exons ATGACCTCAGCTGGGACCAGCAGCTCAACCTGGCCTACGTGGGTGCTGTCCCTCACGGTGGCATCCAGCAGGTTCGGACCCACTGGATGCTGGACCTCGTCACGGCCAG GTCTGTTGATGCGCCAGGCTTGTCCTCACTGGAAGCCCTCAGACCCCCTACCAGCCCACCTGCCTGTGCTCCTCACCAGCCAAGACCCGAAGCCTGAGCTCACCGCTGGCTGCTGCATCGCCCTCAGCTCCAGGCGGGGTGCTCTGCTCGTCCCGCTCCCTGGCCTAGGCCTGACCACCGAGCACCAGcttcctggcccagcccccaacACCAG GGGGTCAGCTGGGCATGGCCTGAGCTACAACTTCACTCACCTGGACCGGTACCTGGACCTTCTCAGGGAGAACCAGCTCCTCCCGG GCTTTGAGCTGATGGGCAGCCCCTCCGGACACTTCATTGACTTTGAGGACAAGCAGCAGGTGTTTGAGTGGAAGAACCTGGTCTCCCTCCTGGCCAGGAGATACATCG CTAGGTATGGACTCAAGCATGTTTCCAAGTGGAATTTTGAGACATGGAATGAGCCGGACCACCACGACTTTGACAACGTCTCCATGACTTTGCAAG GCTTCTTGAACTACTACGATGCCTGCTCTGAGGGTCTGCGTGCTGCCAGCCCGGCTCTGCGCCTGGGTGGCCCTGGGGACTCCTTCCACCCACCACCGGGCTCCCCACTGTGCTGGGGCCTCCTGGGACACTGTCACAATGGCACAAACTTCTTCACCGGGGAGGTGGGCGTGCGGCTGGACTACATCTCCCTCCACAAGAAG GGCGCAGGCAGCTCCATCCGCatcctggagcaggaggtggcaGTCGTGGGGCAGATACAGCGGCTCTTCCCCAAGTTCACTGACACCCCCATTTACAATGATGAGGCGGACCCACTGGTGGGCTGGTCCCTGCCGCAGCCCTGGAGGGCCGACGTGACCTACGCTGCCATGGTCGTGAAG GTCATCGCGCAGCACCAGAACCTGCTGGTGGCCAACACCAGCTCCGCCGTGCGCTACGCGCTCCTGAGCAATGACAACGCCTTCCTGAGTTACCACCCGCACCCCTTCTCACAGCGCACGCTCACCGCACGCTTCCAGGTCAACAACACGCGCCCACCGCACGTGCAGCTGCTGCGCAAGCCAGTGCTCACAGCCATGGCACTGCTGGCCCTGCTTG ACGGCGAGCAGCTCTGGGCCGAGGTGTCTCAGGCCGGGATGGTGCTGGACAGCAACCACACGGTGGGCGTCCTGGCCAGCACTCACCGCCCAACTGGCCCCGCTGACACCTGGCGTGCCACGGTATTGGTCTATGCGAGCAATGACACCCATGCCCACGCCAACCGCAGCGTCACCTTGACGCTGCGCCTGCACGGGGTGCCCCCCGGCCCAG CATCTGGCTCTGCAGGGCTCGTCTTTGTAACATTCTACATGGACAACTGGTCCTGCAGCCCCCACCGCGAGTGGCAGCGCCTCGGCAGGCCGGTCTTCCCCTCTGTGGAGCAGTTCCAGCGCATGCGCGCGGCTGAG GTGACTCGGCTCCGTGCTCTGCCCTTGACCCGTGGGCAGCTGCTTTTGGTCTGGTCGGATGTGCGTGTGGGCTCCAA GTGCCTGTGGACCTATGAGATCCAGTTCTCCCCGGATGGTGGGGCCTACGCGCCCATCAGCAGGAAGCCTTCGACCTTTAACCTCTTCGTGTTCAGCCCAG ACGGGGCTGTCGTCTCTGGCTCCTACCGGGTTCGTGCGGTGGACTACTGGGCCCGGCCAGGCCCCTTCTCGAGTTCTGTGCAGTATCTGGAGGTCCCGGCACCCTGA
- the IDUA gene encoding alpha-L-iduronidase isoform X4, whose amino-acid sequence MRPPRPRAALLPLLVALLAASPAAAEAPHLVRVDAARALRPLRPFWRSTGFCPPLPHSQADQYDLSWDQQLNLAYVGAVPHGGIQQVRTHWMLDLVTARGSAGHGLSYNFTHLDRYLDLLRENQLLPGFELMGSPSGHFIDFEDKQQVFEWKNLVSLLARRYIARYGLKHVSKWNFETWNEPDHHDFDNVSMTLQGFLNYYDACSEGLRAASPALRLGGPGDSFHPPPGSPLCWGLLGHCHNGTNFFTGEVGVRLDYISLHKKGAGSSIRILEQEVAVVGQIQRLFPKFTDTPIYNDEADPLVGWSLPQPWRADVTYAAMVVKVIAQHQNLLVANTSSAVRYALLSNDNAFLSYHPHPFSQRTLTARFQVNNTRPPHVQLLRKPVLTAMALLALLDGEQLWAEVSQAGMVLDSNHTVGVLASTHRPTGPADTWRATVLVYASNDTHAHANRSVTLTLRLHGVPPGPASGSAGLVFVTFYMDNWSCSPHREWQRLGRPVFPSVEQFQRMRAAEDPVAVTPRPFPTSGQLTLSPELPLPSLLLVHVCARPQEPPGQVTRLRALPLTRGQLLLVWSDVRVGSKCLWTYEIQFSPDGGAYAPISRKPSTFNLFVFSPDGAVVSGSYRVRAVDYWARPGPFSSSVQYLEVPAP is encoded by the exons ATgcgccccccgcgcccccgcGCCGCGCTGCTTCCGCTCCTGGTCGCGCTTCTGGCCGCGTCTCCAGCGGCTGCCGAGGCTCCGCACCTGGTGCGCGTGGACGCGGCCCGAGCGCTACGGCCCCTGCGGCCCTTCTGGAGGAGCACCGGCTTCTG TCCCCCACTGCCGCACAGCCAAGCTGACCAGTATGACCTCAGCTGGGACCAGCAGCTCAACCTGGCCTACGTGGGTGCTGTCCCTCACGGTGGCATCCAGCAGGTTCGGACCCACTGGATGCTGGACCTCGTCACGGCCAG GGGGTCAGCTGGGCATGGCCTGAGCTACAACTTCACTCACCTGGACCGGTACCTGGACCTTCTCAGGGAGAACCAGCTCCTCCCGG GCTTTGAGCTGATGGGCAGCCCCTCCGGACACTTCATTGACTTTGAGGACAAGCAGCAGGTGTTTGAGTGGAAGAACCTGGTCTCCCTCCTGGCCAGGAGATACATCG CTAGGTATGGACTCAAGCATGTTTCCAAGTGGAATTTTGAGACATGGAATGAGCCGGACCACCACGACTTTGACAACGTCTCCATGACTTTGCAAG GCTTCTTGAACTACTACGATGCCTGCTCTGAGGGTCTGCGTGCTGCCAGCCCGGCTCTGCGCCTGGGTGGCCCTGGGGACTCCTTCCACCCACCACCGGGCTCCCCACTGTGCTGGGGCCTCCTGGGACACTGTCACAATGGCACAAACTTCTTCACCGGGGAGGTGGGCGTGCGGCTGGACTACATCTCCCTCCACAAGAAG GGCGCAGGCAGCTCCATCCGCatcctggagcaggaggtggcaGTCGTGGGGCAGATACAGCGGCTCTTCCCCAAGTTCACTGACACCCCCATTTACAATGATGAGGCGGACCCACTGGTGGGCTGGTCCCTGCCGCAGCCCTGGAGGGCCGACGTGACCTACGCTGCCATGGTCGTGAAG GTCATCGCGCAGCACCAGAACCTGCTGGTGGCCAACACCAGCTCCGCCGTGCGCTACGCGCTCCTGAGCAATGACAACGCCTTCCTGAGTTACCACCCGCACCCCTTCTCACAGCGCACGCTCACCGCACGCTTCCAGGTCAACAACACGCGCCCACCGCACGTGCAGCTGCTGCGCAAGCCAGTGCTCACAGCCATGGCACTGCTGGCCCTGCTTG ACGGCGAGCAGCTCTGGGCCGAGGTGTCTCAGGCCGGGATGGTGCTGGACAGCAACCACACGGTGGGCGTCCTGGCCAGCACTCACCGCCCAACTGGCCCCGCTGACACCTGGCGTGCCACGGTATTGGTCTATGCGAGCAATGACACCCATGCCCACGCCAACCGCAGCGTCACCTTGACGCTGCGCCTGCACGGGGTGCCCCCCGGCCCAG CATCTGGCTCTGCAGGGCTCGTCTTTGTAACATTCTACATGGACAACTGGTCCTGCAGCCCCCACCGCGAGTGGCAGCGCCTCGGCAGGCCGGTCTTCCCCTCTGTGGAGCAGTTCCAGCGCATGCGCGCGGCTGAG GACCCGGTGGCCGTGACGCCGCGCCCCTTCCCCACCAGTGGCCAGCTGACCCTGAGTCCCGAGCTTCCCCTGCCCTCACTCCTGCTGGTGCACGTGTGTGCGCGCCCTCAGGAGCCCCCAGGCCAG GTGACTCGGCTCCGTGCTCTGCCCTTGACCCGTGGGCAGCTGCTTTTGGTCTGGTCGGATGTGCGTGTGGGCTCCAA GTGCCTGTGGACCTATGAGATCCAGTTCTCCCCGGATGGTGGGGCCTACGCGCCCATCAGCAGGAAGCCTTCGACCTTTAACCTCTTCGTGTTCAGCCCAG ACGGGGCTGTCGTCTCTGGCTCCTACCGGGTTCGTGCGGTGGACTACTGGGCCCGGCCAGGCCCCTTCTCGAGTTCTGTGCAGTATCTGGAGGTCCCGGCACCCTGA